The stretch of DNA ATGTCACCAAAtaagtattttatattattttattgatcTAGAACTGGCAAGTGACGTCATCGACCGATCTTGAAAAATATATGGAAGAAAAATATCAGTCATGTTCAGTAATTCAAAAACATCTTAATGATATTCTTTCTACTATTGAGATGGAAATCTGTGGGCGCGGAATCGTATTTCTAAGGTGAGAAGTAAAGattcaagtcaagtttatttttttcccaaccaataaaaagtcaaaaatcatgcaaaaaattaggaaaaatttGGGGTGGGGAAGCCGCTGGGAAAACTGTTTTTTGAGCAGCGATACTAACATCTAAATCAACAGATTGGGGAGTAGAGTTTCTAAATCACTAATAGTAATGGTACACACAATGTAGATTTTGCAAATTAGCCAACTGACATCGATTATTAGAGATTATCACTAGCAATTACCGTGTATTATATTATGACGAGGCCAGCGAATAACTGTGGAATCCCCGGTTTTCACTGGAATTAATCAACTATATTGAgctatttttatttccaataatGTAATTTCCTAAAAACGTAATTTCCTTAAATATTTAAGTTAGATATTGAACCTTGGGtttcgctgctcgataaccattcctggttccccgcgacttcccttccccagtgaaaatgtgttttgtattttgtttatttcgtatgttattttttactgaacgggaaaaaataaatttgactatgactatgactAATGTACGGCATTTTTATCCGCCTTTCAGGGTTTATATATAagtgataaaacaaaataaaaatgatttcaggATCAGAAAAGCGAAATTCTATTTTACGACCGTAATCGCCCAGGATCGGCATCGCCTACTCAATTTAAATCTACCTAGGCGAGGTGTTGCACATAGATATTAAAGCCGAGATATTTTTACCCTTTAAACCAGaagtgtgcaacctgcggcccgcgggccaaatgcgaccACGAGGTATATTTATGCGATCCGCTGAGAAGTGCCAGTTTTGCatggtgtgcggcccgcgaaacgagtttttatttttcgtttaATCTGGTAGGTGCGAGCAATTctaatccctttgcgttgcaattGCTATACCCAAGTCTTATTATTTAATAtgcttatgacgtcacaatgccCTAATAGCTAACTTGTGCGAAGTAAAAACCACATGTCATAATTTTAAgataaataaccaaaatttCCGGTGCACGCTACGCTATATGCCTAATGTAAGATGTTTCCTAAAGTTTTACATCTATCGTAAATTAGGAAAGACCCTGGATTCCACCTAATATGTACGCCATATCAAAATCTGCTTTACTATCTTAATCTAAAAACAATATATTGGTACCCATGTAAAATTATATACAATCTCAAGTggcggtattttatttttatcatttttctttatatctGTCTCGGCGGTGTGACACGTGCTatgcgttagaaatacgctcacaaccgcacctctgattaccctgcgtggttTCGCGggctaaataatcccatacccgacatggactggtaaccggaagaGGGGCCGTGTTTTGCTATATGTGTAACGCCCGGAATTGGAGACTCAAACTGCGCTACGTTTATACCCAACCACTGTCAAGTACCACGTCCCGGTTCTCCTACAATTTGCAATGCAAACTCGTAACATTAAGTCCCCACTCACAGTCTTGAACTTTTGAACCCAACACCTCAGAAGATCACACGAATTGAAAGAACTTTGTTGTAATATTCCGCTTGAAATCACGACAGAATACGGCAACAACATTCACAATGCACATAGAGTTTGTGgctcaactaaagtttgaatttCAATAATACACGCACAGAGTTTGTATGAGTTTGTGATTAACACACTGAGCACTGGGTTTGTGTCAGAGTCTGAGTTTGATTACAAATATTGATAGATTCCGGGattaaataactaaataaaatacagaataattaGTAAACATTAATACACAATAAATCCCTGACTATCCTATATCCTAACATAATGATTCCCTAGCTACATTATAAACATAGCAAAATCTACTAACTACAAAACACACTCAACTAAATCCTAAAACACCGGCAAAGCATATGACTGCAGATTGCACCATCACAGCTCGTCTCCGCTCACGCAGAACCGAGAGCAATACAAGAAACTAACTATAGAACAAGAGTCGTCGTCGGTCGATTGCCTCAGCCAATAGCGTGCAAGACAAACATATTGCGACATAGCTACTATTCCCACTCTCTCGAATAcgataaagaaataaacaagaacTACCAAAATGCGACCTGCGTCCATTACACCGGCCCCTAAGAACCGTCTACATCCCACGGTTATTACCGACCACCAAAAGGACGCATGTCTCATTTTCACGaaatgaaaacatgaaaaacaatatatacaaaaattacaCAACTCCCTCTAACAAACACAATTTACGAATGTCTCGCATGTAACAAGAATCCGCAGTCCTCACACGTACACTGCGGACATGCCCATCTGAATCAGGAAATACTTCCTCGATTAACCCTTTCGGCCAGAATCCTCTCTTAGTCTTTTCATCCACAATGAGAACAATATCTCCAATGGCAAAGTTTCTCACAGGCTTGTGCCACTTTTGCCTCAACTGCAATGTTGGCAAATATTCTTTCAACCACCTCTTCCAGAAACAATCTGTCATTAATTGTACCTGGCGCCACGACTTCTTATATCCATCTGCTTTCATGAATTGATCAGGAGGTAGATTCGGATTAGGCCTACCAAGTAACAACATATTAGGACTCAAAGTTGCGAGATCATCCGGGCTATCTCCAATCGGACAAATTGGTCTCCCATTTAAAATGCTTTCACACTGTGTTGTAAATGTATGCAGAGCATCATCATCTAATAATCTCTCCCCAGCAATTGCTCTCATCAATTTTCGAAAAGATCTTATCATTCTTTCCCATGCTCCATTTGTATGTGAAGCCAAAGGTACAGAAAAACACCATTCAATGTTTTGCTGTTGCATAACTttagaaatttgattttgattccaattttgaatccCTTCACGAAGTTCTCTCTCAGCACCAATGAAGTTTGTTCCATTATCACTGTACATTTTCCTTGGTCGTCCACGTCTGTTTATAAATCTCTGAAACACATTTATGAACGATGAAGTATCCAGTGACTTAGCAATCTCGATATGAACCGCTCGTGTGGCCATACAACTGAACATACATCCATATCTTTTCTCCTCACTCCTGCCTCTCTTCACTAATATTGGTCCAAAATAATCACAGGCAGTTTCCATAAAGGCATGATCACTAGGTGTCACTCGAACCTTTGGTAACGGTGCCATCACTTGCTCCCCCACCTTAGAGTTCCATCGACAGCAAGTAAAACATTTGCTCAATCTTCGACGCACAGTTGCATGTCCCTTAATAATCCAAAATTTCTCACGAATTGCAGATAAAACATGCAAAGTACCACTGTGACCTTCTCTTTCATGATACATGTCAATCACCAAATTAGTAACATAACTATCACTCGGCAAAATTACTGGATATCTACTTTCCAATGGCAAATGTGAACGATCAAGACGACCACCAACTCTCAAGATCCCATCCACAACAATAGGATTCAGTTTCTGTATTGATCTCATCTGCTCATTTCTTGATAATGACTTCTTTGGCGTCCTGACAATCTTTTCTTCCAAAGATGAATGATTATGCAAAGCATCGATTTGTTTTCCAAACTGCTCTCTTTGCACAAATCTTACTATGCAATCAATTGCACAGTGTAATTCACAAATCTCAAAATGTCCTGTTTTCAGCTGACCGACATCTCCATCACCTCGAGATTTAGCCACCTTCCATCTGAGATAAGATCGATATCTCAAAAGCCAAGCTGTCGATCTCTGAAGTTTCTCCAAAGTAGAGTATCTCGAAAGCAAATGCTTGATTGGATTTTCCTTCAAGTTATCTCTGACACAATACACAGATAAATCTTGCTTCAATTCAGGGTCATTATTTAATATGCCACGAATAGGTTTTGATTTTGGCCATAGGCTTTCTTCTCTCATCAAAAAAACAGGTCCCTCAAACCAAATCTTTGCCTTGTCCAACTGATACGGTTTCAAACCTCGAGATGCAATATCAGCCGGGTTACATTTCGTGTCAATATGTCTCCACTGCGAAGGCTCTGATCCCTCATGAATAACAGCAAGACGATTCGCCACAAAAGTATGAAAGCGTCTTGTCGTATTAGTGATATACTGCAACACTGACATTGAGTCGGTCCAATAAATTACTCTATCAATTTTGTACTCCAGCTGAGTCTTCACAAACTGACCCAACTTCACTGCTACCACTGCCGCAGTCAACTCTAGCCTTGGTATAGTCACTGGTTTTGAAGGTGTCACTCTTGACTTTCCCATAACAAAACTGCAATGCACGGTTCCATCAGACTTGTTCAACATTCGCATATAGCATGCACATCCATATCCGGTTTCACTTGCATCACAAAAAATATGCATTTGAATTTCACTAGGGTCATTCATATCTGATGATTTCAAACAACGAGGAATAGAAACACTTTCCAGATGCGGTAAATCTTGCAACCAGTTCATCCAGCAAGCCTTTTCACCATCAGGAATTTCATCGTCCCACCCCAAATCTTGTTTACATAATTTCTGCAGAATTTTCTTCATAGGCAAAATAAATGGCTGCAGAAATCCAATCGGATCAAATATCTGGCTCATGGTAGAAAGCATACCCCGTCTTGTAGTTGGTTTGTCTTTCACATTCACCTTGGTCACGAATTTATCCAAATCAGTATCCCAATATAACCCCAGGGCTCGTTCCACCGGTAGATTATCAAGATCCAAATTCACCAAAGTCTTTGCTCGCTCACTTTCTGGAATTTGCTCAAGCACCTCTCGACAATTGCTGATAAATTTCGTCAGATGGAATCCACCACTTTCCAGTAGAACAGACAATTGCTTAACCAAGTTTATAGCGTCACCACTCTTTGCTAAGGATTTCAACAAATCGTCAACATAAAAATTCTTCAGCACAGTATCAACTACCGATTGTTCAACACCCGGCTCATTATCTGAAGCACATTTCCTCAAGGCGAAACCTGCAACTGATGGACTTGAACGGCTTCcaaatatgtgtaccaacatggaATAGTCACTTGCTTGAGATGACAAATCATCATTCGGCCACCACAAAAACCGAAGCGAGTCACAATCTTCTGGCCTCACTCTCACCTGATGGAACATAGCCTTGATATCTGCCATCACACCAATTCTTTCTTGTCGAAATCTCAAGAGAACTCCAGCCAAATTATTCGCATAATCTGGTCCTTGTAATAAATTATCGTTTAAGGAAACCCCACGAAAAGTTCCGGCCCCATTGAAAACTACACGGAATTTTGATTGTTTCGTACTATGATGCCccaaataaaaagttttgtcactAGTCACCAATTCATCATTAGGTATTTTTCTCGCATACCCATTGTCCAAGTAATCATTTATCACGCTCTTATAACACTCAAACAATTCTGGGTCTCGAATAAATTTTCTCCTTTGGTACATTAATTGTTTCTCAACCATGGTACGATTATTAGGAAGTTTTACCTCTTTATTCTTCCATGGGAGTCCCACTTCATAATGTCCATTAACTTTACAAACAGTTTTTTCCATGATAGACAATGCCCGCTTGTCTTCAACAGACAGTGAGGATGCAGATTCACATGCATTATCATTAAAATCATGCTCATAAATTTGACACAATTGGCGATGTAAAATATTATCATCACAATgaataaaattcacaaaattattATCACAATTAGAAACACTCTCTGGGCCAAACAGTGTCCACCCCAACAAGGTTTTCACCGCTCTGGGCTGTCCCCTTTTCCCGCGTTTAACCTCTAACACATCATGGGCATCTGGGACATTTGAGCCTATAAGAAGCTTGACCTCCCTATCCGTATTATCAGAAATATCAACATGGGAAAAATGTGAATACAATTCAGTATCACGCACACTGGGAATACTCGATTTTAAGTTTGGCAAACGCTCAACAGTTAGAACTCTATCCAGCACTAGGGAGTTGCCTGCACCCGTTGCAGTCAACGCTACCTCAAACCCCTCTTGGATTTTATGACCAGTCACAGTCTGCACAGAAAAATTGGTTTTAACCCCACTTATACCTAGCTCCCTCATGAGCCCACTAGTACAAAGGGACACCGTAGATCCCGGGTCTAACAGGGCATAGGTTGATATCTCCCTACCTCCTATGGCCTTACCCCTGACCGTGACTGGCAACACTTTGAGTCTAACATTCCCAACCCCTCCCGTAGCCTCCACGCTACAGGAAGTTGCTCCACATGTAGCTTTCTCACCGGCCCCACTGACCGGAGCACTCGTCTCTTTTCCTGAACAAGAACTTACAGGATTAGTAGAACCACCCGGCTTTTGCCGAGGTGGGAAATGCAGCAGCACATTGTGCTTTTTGCCACATCCATCAACATTGCATAACACATTGCGGGTACACTCATTTGCTTTGTGACCACTCAAAAGGCAATTATAACACAATTCATTTCTGCCCACCCACAATGATCTTTCTTTAGGAGTCATTTTCTTAAACTTCAGGCATTTCCATAATGGATGTTGATTACCTGACCCACAAAAAGGACAATCAAACTTTGCAATGGCCCCCCTACTAGGTATAGCATTGGAATCGGTCACAAAGGAGGACACCCTATCCCTAGTCTTGGGAACAGTCCCTCGTTTAGGACTTCTCGACTTTTTCTGTTCCCTATTCGAACAGACAATCTCCCCATACATGGTAGAAGCACCACGAGCAATTTGCATAACATAATCCTTTAAATCGGAAAACATTGGTTCCCTCCCCACCTCATAAATGCCGCTTGCAATCTTAGCATAGCCAGACTGCAAATCTTCAGGCAACCTGgaaaaaatctttttcaaattaacACTATTATTAAGATTATCCATACAATCCCATTGGTCAAAAACAATCTCACAATTATCCATTAATGTTACTAACTTATGCAAGTCAGCAGAGTTATTATCACGAAGAGGTTTTCCTTCAATCAATTCTTTCATAAAGGAATCTATAATCATATGTTTTTTGCCAAACCTCTCATTGAGAATGTCTAGGGCCCGCTTGTAACCCCTTTCCCATGGTTTAGTAATTACACATGACCGAATTGCCTCTCTGGCAATGCCCTTCGTACATTTTAAAAGAATAATAAGCTTACGATTTGCTGGAATATTTTCCACATCCACTGCTGCTGTAAATTCACTCAGAAACTCTGGATACCTCAGTGGATCACCGTCGAACTCAGGTAGATCAACTTTCAGATGTTCACCCATTGATGCTGGACATGTAGGAACCACCGGATACACAGGAATTGCAGGAGAGCTCAAAGATGTCACTGCTACACTCGAACCGTAGACATTCTGGACAGGAACACTGCTCACACGATGATATTCACCCATTCCAGACACGCCACTCGTGACTGGGAATTGGCTCGCCACCGACACACCACCTGTGGCCGGGGCATAACTCGACACCGGCATGCCACTCATTACCGGATTGTAAACACAATGTCCAGATTGTACAAACGATGTGACAGGAACTTCGGACGATCTCTGCAGTCCAGGATTGGACATGTTTATAGCATTAGTCAATGTTGACGTCATCAATGGCACACGAACATCAGAAAAGTTTGTCTTTACAGGGGAAACCACAGCAGGACTTGATATAGGAATGTTCTCTATTTTTCTTTCAGGAATCGGCTGCAACTCAAATGATGAGGGTTCAGTCTTTACAAAAGGCACATTAGATTTAGGATCATAAATGTTCACAAATTTAGGTTTTGTCAATGGCTCTATCCCACTGACCAAGTTTTCAGAGGCACAACTTGTATACTCCAATTGATTGCTATCCAAATTAGAACTCATGATAGATCCTTCAGTTTCTTCGAAACTCTCAGCTATCAATTTCGCTTCATCTGCAAGATATTCCGCATCCAAAGCTCTTTTTTCAATGTTCAATTTCTCCTTTTCCAAAGTAGCTTGTTCACGTTCACGTTTAGCTTGAAGATCAGCTAGCTTGGCATCCAAACGAGCTCTGGCAGCTACTGATGATCTCACAGATGATTTATTTGAAGATTTACTTCTATGAGAAGCAACACTTGTTTTTCTTGATTTACTAGACACAGAGTTATTTTTGCTGGCGGCAGCATTGTATCGCTGCAAATATTCACCATATAATTTATCACATACCGCTTTCTTTCTGAAAATTTCATCACACTTTACAGTCGCTTCTTCAAACTCAAGCTTGTCCATCTCCAGACCGGTATTGACAGAATTTCGAAAGTCTTCACAAGCATTAATACAGTTCTCAAATGCAGCATCCACAGCTTCTTTTGCACCCACAACCTCTTTGTATTTCTGTGGGTCCAGCATTAGATCCTCAATGGTTTTCAGAAGCTTTGTAAAGTGGCTTTCATATCCCGCACGAgatcttttctttttcattcgCAGTTCAGAAACAATACCATCTTCATCAGACATCTCGCAATATGAATAGCTTTATTCCGTTATGAAATTGTCCACGATAGAATGCAATTATTCTTCGAAATTGTAGAATAACTATGTATTTGAAATTCTCTACGTAAAACGTAGGAGACGAATCTTTATTAGAAATTGTGTAACGCCCGGAATTGGAGACTCAAACTGCGCTACGTTTATACCCAACCACTGTCAAGTACCACGTCCCGGTTCTCCTACAATTTGCAATGCAAACTCGTAACATTAAGTCCCCACTCACAGTCTTGAACTTTTGAACCCAACACCTCAGAAGATCACACGAATTGAAAGAACTTTGTTGTAATATTCCGCTTGAAATCACGACAGAATACGGCAACAACATTCACAATGCACATAGAGTTTGTGgctcaactaaagtttgaatttCAATAATACACGCACAGAGTTTGTATGAGTTTGTGATTAACACACTGAGCACTGGGTTTGTGTCAGAGTCTGAGTTTGATTACAAATATTGATAGATTCCGGGattaaataactaaataaaatacagaataattaGTAAACATTAATACACAATAAATCCCTGACTATCCTATATCCTAACATAATGATTCCCTAGCTACATTATAAACATAGCAAAATCTACTAACTACAAAACACACTCAACTAAATCCTAAAACACCGGCAAAGCATATGACTGCAGATTGCACCATCACAGCTCGTCTCCGCTCACGCAGAACCGAGAGCAATACAAGAAACTAACTATAGGACAAGAGTCGTCGTCGGTCGATTGCCTCAGCCAATAGCGTGCAAGACAAACATATTGCGACATAGCTACTATTCCCACTCTCTCGAATAcgataaagaaataaacaagaacTACCAAAATGCGACCTGCGTCCATTacaatatgattaagccgtcttacgATTTTCCTCTcgcccgggataaatatgtaaatcctatcttcgAGTGTCGCTGATGTTCTTTAACCAGTAGTATAGGTTCTACGCGCCTCCCTTCACCCTGGAATGCAGTTTTTACGTTTATCATTATATTATTCCTACAAAGTGTAATTTTAGTATGatggaaaaattaaatttctgatCACTCTGCCTTTTTTGTTTCAGTTCCGCACGATCAACGTGGTCTTCAAATGTTCGTTTTTCAAGAACAATAAACAACGATGCTGGAGTATTTCCTAAATACGATGAAAATGTATTCTAACAAAACAGCGAGACTCATAGATGAACACTCACACTTCTTAGTTTTTCTCAACAGCTTGAAAAGCATTAATTGTTCAAgaattgtttcattttatatggCCTGGATCGGGGTTTTTCAAACTATGCCCCGCGGACCCCTGAGAGTCTGTGATGACTGCccaggggtccgcaacgatCTTTATTGATTGTATTCGATCAAAAAGCCATCTCATCTTTTCATTGCTGTCAGAAAGCAATTAAAATGgttaggcacagaaattgaAACGACATAGGAAGAGGATCcgccaaaaagccaaaaaaaattcacatattGGGGTCCActttgaaaaaagtttgggaaaccctgaccTGGACTGTTTGATTGTAGTCCCAGTGCTGAGATTGTTGAGCCGCTACATGGCAGTGCGGAGTCATTGTATTGCGCAACCGGTTTTCCTCGCTtgcaattttaccaaatttaaaATACGCTATTCAACGATTTTTTTCGTTAGCTTTATGCCAGTTCGAATTTTTGATTTTCACGATACGTAAACTTTGCATTTTTGTGGTAGAAAAGCGAATTTTTTTGAGTTTGAAAATGAAGTGCACAGCAATTAATTTGGTTATGTATATACTTAACAGCACTACTGCGGTTTCTTGGTGAAGGaggatttcaaaatcaaaacgTGAGAAGTAGTAAAACCTTTAACTATGTTTTTGTGTCACCGTCTATGCAATGATTAATTTTGCATTTCTGTTTCAAAAGATCATAATTTTGAGTTTGGAAACATTAAGGAAACGGAGTCTGATATATAACATATATGCAACAGTTTGCAAAATCGAGAGAAATggtgaaaactttttttgtgTTGCAGTGTTTAATGGTGAATTTTGTGTTTTACACAAGCGTCATTACATTCATACTACTGAtgtaaaaaagaaacaatttttatcaattaaataaaaaatgaacattttaaaatatcgaATGTTGTTTTCTTGAATAATTATTTGAAGTCAATTTATAATAAGGGGGAAGAAATATACATACGTATATTGGAGGCGAATTGTACTTGCTGATGTTgagataaaatcgcttttctccggCGCAGCTGTTTACGCACCACTGCGATCACATATGTGGCAATGGCCAGAGGCTGGCTCTGCTCACAAGCATTGTGGAACTCGACAATTGTTTTCTATCGACCGCTTTGGGCTCATTTTCAAAGTAGACGGATTCGAATTATTGGTTCAAATTTCGAATTACCACGTCTATCCCCCACCAAGGgagccacagagcagttggagtgGGACCACAATGATAAaagcaaaactgattttacttttcaggttACAAGAAAACTCaccgttcttcctagtttcattacTGGATAGGGTTATTTCAGAGGGTGTTTTTACTTTGCTGagaatgaattgtttgaacatggGGGTGGGACttagaatctaccaatcaaaacaaCACTATTAATAcaactggaatgataaacaggggggccatgagtgctgaaAGCCTCCGAAAGAGGCCGCGAGCCATAACGTTCGAAAACGACTGGTCTACAACTTCATAAGTTAAAACAACGTTGAtgataattgtaaaataaaagataaaacttATTCAAAAATCAATCCAACAGAACACACAGGGATTCAGCAGTCGTCCGATAAAGCCACAGGCGCGACAAGGTATTCGGAAGGTCTGGGGTTCGGAACTCGAGCTTTATACAAGATTTATGCAAGTTAACATTTTTACGCATGAGGCTATTCGCTAACAGGTTTTTTTAAATcacaaaatcaattttgtaaaatgaaaTTGACATTCATGGAGGTTCCCTGACGATGAAAGAATAAGAGACTAATTCTTAAATATGAGGGAACGACGGTCAAATGACTACGCAATGTCAACAGAAttcaaatgttaaaaataattgTACCAGATGCCATATTAAGTTACGTATTAGATGTCATATAACAGTATGCCTGAGGGTTGAAAACAGCATAATTTTGTGTAGAATATCGAGAACTGAAGGACCAAAGAAAAATATGAGTAAAGGCCATTTAGCCAGTACTCCGAATCAATCTGTCTATTAGTTTTTCAGAAAAGCGTTTACTCAACAACCACTAATTCTAAAACCGTTTCCATTGGAGTCGtttcttttttcgtttttttttgttttcacgtCATTTCCGACGATTTCTAAATTTATAATAGTCTGGCATGGCGGATCAACCAGGCTTTTGTTGTTTGCGAGAATTCCTTTTGCTATAACTAACCACGTAACCAATTCCGAAGCCTCACACCAACATGTTTTTTATCACAGCACTTCAAAATGACTAACAGTTGATATATCCGGACTATGGGGAACCCGCAAGAGGTTTAACGCTCTCATTAAATACAGTCATTCCGCATTCCATTGCCCAAGGCAAATTTTGTAGCTTAAATGATACCTCATGAATATTAGCAATACACAAATTATCGCTcgagaagtgtatgtaccaatgtggaggtaattttgttcgcctactttacatcaagttgtgtgaagggattTAAACCTATGTGCAGGGGAtatgttcacttggctaatacagacacttcccgaactcgtaatagaactaaaataaagaaaatcggaaaaaaaaattatggcccaaccctaatctggtacacacactacgcgAGTGCCcaaacaatttatatttatcattgaaaTCTAGCAAAAATATATCGAAAATCTAGTAATACCTTTTCCAAAAAGAATTCAGCTGTATCCCCAGGTGtcctaacaaaataaaaaaatcaggGAGGGATATTAACC from Styela clava chromosome 14, kaStyClav1.hap1.2, whole genome shotgun sequence encodes:
- the LOC120344401 gene encoding uncharacterized protein LOC120344401; translation: MSDEDGIVSELRMKKKRSRAGYESHFTKLLKTIEDLMLDPQKYKEVVGAKEAVDAAFENCINACEDFRNSVNTGLEMDKLEFEEATVKCDEIFRKKAVCDKLYGEYLQRYNAAASKNNSVSSKSRKTSVASHRSKSSNKSSVRSSVAARARLDAKLADLQAKREREQATLEKEKLNIEKRALDAEYLADEAKLIAESFEETEGSIMSSNLDSNQLEYTSCASENLVSGIEPLTKPKFVNIYDPKSNVPFVKTEPSSFELQPIPERKIENIPISSPAVVSPVKTNFSDVRVPLMTSTLTNAINMSNPGLQRSSEVPVTSFVQSGHCVYNPVMSGMPVSSYAPATGGVSVASQFPVTSGVSGMGEYHRVSSVPVQNVYGSSVAVTSLSSPAIPVYPVVPTCPASMGEHLKVDLPEFDGDPLRYPEFLSEFTAAVDVENIPANRKLIILLKCTKGIAREAIRSCVITKPWERGYKRALDILNERFGKKHMIIDSFMKELIEGKPLRDNNSADLHKLVTLMDNCEIVFDQWDCMDNLNNSVNLKKIFSRLPEDLQSGYAKIASGIYEVGREPMFSDLKDYVMQIARGASTMYGEIVCSNREQKKSRSPKRGTVPKTRDRVSSFVTDSNAIPSRGAIAKFDCPFCGSGNQHPLWKCLKFKKMTPKERSLWVGRNELCYNCLLSGHKANECTRNVLCNVDGCGKKHNVLLHFPPRQKPGGSTNPVSSCSGKETSAPVSGAGEKATCGATSCSVEATGGVGNVRLKVLPVTVRGKAIGGREISTYALLDPGSTVSLCTSGLMRELGISGVKTNFSVQTVTGHKIQEGFEVALTATGAGNSLVLDRVLTVERLPNLKSSIPSVRDTELYSHFSHVDISDNTDREVKLLIGSNVPDAHDVLEVKRGKRGQPRAVKTLLGWTLFGPESVSNCDNNFVNFIHCDDNILHRQLCQIYEHDFNDNACESASSLSVEDKRALSIMEKTVCKVNGHYEVGLPWKNKEVKLPNNRTMVEKQLMYQRRKFIRDPELFECYKSVINDYLDNGYARKIPNDELVTSDKTFYLGHHSTKQSKFRVVFNGAGTFRGVSLNDNLLQGPDYANNLAGVLLRFRQERIGVMADIKAMFHQVRVRPEDCDSLRFLWWPNDDLSSQASDYSMLVHIFGSRSSPSVAGFALRKCASDNEPGVEQSVVDTVLKNFYVDDLLKSLAKSGDAINLVKQLSVLLESGGFHLTKFISNCREVLEQIPESERAKTLVNLDLDNLPVERALGLYWDTDLDKFVTKVNVKDKPTTRRGMLSTMSQIFDPIGFLQPFILPMKKILQKLCKQDLGWDDEIPDGEKACWMNWLQDLPHLESVSIPRCLKSSDMNDPSEIQMHIFCDASETGYGCACYMRMLNKSDGTVHCSFVMGKSRVTPSKPVTIPRLELTAAVVAVKLGQFVKTQLEYKIDRVIYWTDSMSVLQYITNTTRRFHTFVANRLAVIHEGSEPSQWRHIDTKCNPADIASRGLKPYQLDKAKIWFEGPVFLMREESLWPKSKPIRGILNNDPELKQDLSVYCVRDNLKENPIKHLLSRYSTLEKLQRSTAWLLRYRSYLRWKVAKSRGDGDVGQLKTGHFEICELHCAIDCIVRFVQREQFGKQIDALHNHSSLEEKIVRTPKKSLSRNEQMRSIQKLNPIVVDGILRVGGRLDRSHLPLESRYPVILPSDSYVTNLVIDMYHEREGHSGTLHVLSAIREKFWIIKGHATVRRRLSKCFTCCRWNSKVGEQVMAPLPKVRVTPSDHAFMETACDYFGPILVKRGRSEEKRYGCMFSCMATRAVHIEIAKSLDTSSFINVFQRFINRRGRPRKMYSDNGTNFIGAERELREGIQNWNQNQISKVMQQQNIEWCFSVPLASHTNGAWERMIRSFRKLMRAIAGERLLDDDALHTFTTQCESILNGRPICPIGDSPDDLATLSPNMLLLGRPNPNLPPDQFMKADGYKKSWRQVQLMTDCFWKRWLKEYLPTLQLRQKWHKPVRNFAIGDIVLIVDEKTKRGFWPKGLIEEVFPDSDGHVRSVRVRTADSCYMRDIRKLCLLEGVV